In Arachis stenosperma cultivar V10309 chromosome 1, arast.V10309.gnm1.PFL2, whole genome shotgun sequence, one DNA window encodes the following:
- the LOC130961166 gene encoding probable protein phosphatase 2C 26 isoform X3, translating to MAIPILRAAIIPHSQPLLHSSISGGIDETAKKKKRLLLPCCSSSSELNPAIRSEVSFSVGSCLLPHPDKVDRGGEDALLVSNYNGGVLAIADGVSGWAEEDVDPSLFPREFLANASNFVEDMEVNYDPQILIRKSHAATSSTGSATVIVAMLEKNGILKIANVGDCGLRVIRNGSVIFSTSPQEHYFDCPFQLSSERAGQTYLDAALGKQVSNVELIEGDIIVMGSDGLFDNVFDYEIVSTIATYRDVTEAAKALANLARIHATDSNFDSPYSLEARSKGYDAPLWKKILGMKLTGGKLDDITVIVGQVVSS from the exons ATGGCAATTCCCATATTGAGGGCTGCAATCATTCCTCACTCTCAACCACTCCTTCATTCTTCTATATCTGGTGGTATTGATGAAACtgccaaaaagaagaaaagactGTTGCTTCcttgttgttcttcttcttctgagcTCAACCCTGCAATTCG GTCAGAGGTTTCATTTTCTGTTGGGTCTTGCCTCCTTCCTCATCCAGACAAG GTTGATAGAGGTGGGGAAGATGCTTTGCTTGTCAGCAACTATAATGGGGGAGTTCTTGCTATTGCTGATGGTGTTTCTGG TTGGGCAGAAGAGGATGTGGATCCTTCGTTGTTCCCACGTGAATTCCTGGCTAATGCTTCTAATTTTGTTGAAGATATGGAG GTGAACTATGATCCTCAAATTCTTATAAGGAAATCGCATGCTGCTACTTCCTCAACAGGCTCAGCCACTGT CATTGTTGCTATGCTGGAGAAGAATGGGATTTTGAAGATTGCCAATGTTGGGGATTGTGGATTAAGAGTTATCCGCAATG GCAGTGTAATTTTTTCCACTTCACCACAAGAACATTACTTTGACTGTCCATTCCAACTGAGCTCCGAGAGGGCCGGCCAAACATACCTTGATGCAGCG CTGGGAAAACAGGTAAGCAATGTGGAGTTGATAGAGGGAGATATAATTGTCATGGGGTCTGATGGTCTTTTTGATAATGTTTTTGACTATGAAATTGTTTCAACCATTGCTACGTACAGAGATGTTACTGAGGCTG CAAAGGCATTAGCTAACTTGGCAAGAATTCATGCCACGGATTCAAATTTTGATTCTCCCTATTCATTGGAGGCCAGGTCTAAG GGTTATGATGCGCCGCTATGGAAGAAGATTCTTGGAATGAAGCTTACAG GTGGGAAGCTTGATGATATTACCGTAATTGTTGGTCAGGTTGTAAGTTCCTGA
- the LOC130945396 gene encoding uncharacterized protein LOC130945396 has translation MATDAKTPTPAAKFQNAEFRELTAPLTSQDGLRFWQLMISGSVAGSVEHMAMFPVDTVKTHMQALGTCPLKRNVTVSQALRTIITSNGGPIALYRGIGAMGLGAGPAHAVYFSFYETCKTFFSRGNPNNSLAHAVSGVCATIVSDAVFTPMDMVKQRLQLSGANGYRGVWDCVKRVMSEEGFGAFYASYRTTVLMNAPFTAVHFVTYEAAKRGLIEVATPESANDERLVVHATAGAAAGALAAAVTTPLDVVKTQLQCQGVCGCDRFENSSIADVLKTIVKKDGYRGLMRGWIPRMLFHAPAAAICWSTYEAGKSFFQELNQSKDSSTII, from the exons ATGGCCACAGACGCAAAAACACCAACACCAGCAGCGAAATTTCAGAACGCAGAGTTTCGGGAATTAACGGCGCCGTTAACCTCCCAAGACGGCCTCCGTTTCTGGCAGCTAATGATCTCCGGTTCCGTCGCTGGCTCCGTCGAACACATGGCCATGTTCCCCGTCGACACTGTCAAGACCCACATGCAAGCCCTAGGCACCTGTCCGCTCAAACGAAACGTCACCGTTTCGCAAGCCCTAAGAACCATCATCACGTCGAACGGAGGGCCCATCGCTCTCTACCGCGGAATCGGCGCAATGGGCCTGGGCGCAGGCCCGGCCCATGCCGTCTACTTCTCCTTCTACGAAACCTGCAAGACCTTCTTCTCGCGCGGGAACCCTAACAATTCATTGGCGCACGCTGTTTCCGGTGTATGTGCCACTATTGTGAGCGATGCAGTGTTCACGCCGATGGACATGGTGAAGCAGAGGCTTCAGCTGAGTGGTGCGAATGGTTATCGTGGTGTCTGGGACTGTGTGAAGAGGGTGATGAGTGAGGAAGGGTTTGGTGCTTTCTATGCTTCGTATAGGACCACTGTGTTGATGAATGCGCCTTTTACCGCGGTCCATTTCGTTACTTATGAGGCTGCCAAACGCGGCCTTATTGAGGTGGCCACACCGGAGAGCGCCAACGACGAACGGTTGGTTGTCCATGCGACTGCTGGTGCCGCTGCCGGTGCTTTGGCCGCAGCGGTTACTACTCCACTTGATGTTGTTAAAACTCAGTTACAGTGTCAG GGTGTCTGTGGATGCGATAGGTTCGAGAACAGTTCAATTGCAGATGTTTTAAAAACAATAGTGAAAAAGGATGGATACAGAGGGCTCATGCGAGGATGGATTCCAAGGATGCTGTTCCATGCTCCTGCAGCCGCAATCTGCTGGTCAACGTACGAGGCTGGGAAGTCCTTTTTCCAAGAATTAAATCAGAGTAAAGACAGCAGCACTATCATATGA
- the LOC130961166 gene encoding probable protein phosphatase 2C 26 isoform X1, producing MAIPILRAAIIPHSQPLLHSSISGGIDETAKKKKRLLLPCCSSSSELNPAIRSEVSFSVGSCLLPHPDKVDRGGEDALLVSNYNGGVLAIADGVSGWAEEDVDPSLFPREFLANASNFVEDMEVNYDPQILIRKSHAATSSTGSATVIVAMLEKNGILKIANVGDCGLRVIRNGSVIFSTSPQEHYFDCPFQLSSERAGQTYLDAALGKQVSNVELIEGDIIVMGSDGLFDNVFDYEIVSTIATYRDVTEAAKALANLARIHATDSNFDSPYSLEARSKGYDAPLWKKILGMKLTVVYCKAHGGGKLDDITVIVGQVVSS from the exons ATGGCAATTCCCATATTGAGGGCTGCAATCATTCCTCACTCTCAACCACTCCTTCATTCTTCTATATCTGGTGGTATTGATGAAACtgccaaaaagaagaaaagactGTTGCTTCcttgttgttcttcttcttctgagcTCAACCCTGCAATTCG GTCAGAGGTTTCATTTTCTGTTGGGTCTTGCCTCCTTCCTCATCCAGACAAG GTTGATAGAGGTGGGGAAGATGCTTTGCTTGTCAGCAACTATAATGGGGGAGTTCTTGCTATTGCTGATGGTGTTTCTGG TTGGGCAGAAGAGGATGTGGATCCTTCGTTGTTCCCACGTGAATTCCTGGCTAATGCTTCTAATTTTGTTGAAGATATGGAG GTGAACTATGATCCTCAAATTCTTATAAGGAAATCGCATGCTGCTACTTCCTCAACAGGCTCAGCCACTGT CATTGTTGCTATGCTGGAGAAGAATGGGATTTTGAAGATTGCCAATGTTGGGGATTGTGGATTAAGAGTTATCCGCAATG GCAGTGTAATTTTTTCCACTTCACCACAAGAACATTACTTTGACTGTCCATTCCAACTGAGCTCCGAGAGGGCCGGCCAAACATACCTTGATGCAGCG CTGGGAAAACAGGTAAGCAATGTGGAGTTGATAGAGGGAGATATAATTGTCATGGGGTCTGATGGTCTTTTTGATAATGTTTTTGACTATGAAATTGTTTCAACCATTGCTACGTACAGAGATGTTACTGAGGCTG CAAAGGCATTAGCTAACTTGGCAAGAATTCATGCCACGGATTCAAATTTTGATTCTCCCTATTCATTGGAGGCCAGGTCTAAG GGTTATGATGCGCCGCTATGGAAGAAGATTCTTGGAATGAAGCTTACAG TTGTGTATTGCAAGGCGCATGGAG GTGGGAAGCTTGATGATATTACCGTAATTGTTGGTCAGGTTGTAAGTTCCTGA
- the LOC130961166 gene encoding probable protein phosphatase 2C 26 isoform X6: MAIPILRAAIIPHSQPLLHSSISGGIDETAKKKKRLLLPCCSSSSELNPAIRSEVSFSVGSCLLPHPDKVDRGGEDALLVSNYNGGVLAIADGVSGWAEEDVDPSLFPREFLANASNFVEDMEVNYDPQILIRKSHAATSSTGSATVIVAMLEKNGILKIANVGDCGLRVIRNGSVIFSTSPQEHYFDCPFQLSSERAGQTYLDAAALANLARIHATDSNFDSPYSLEARSKGYDAPLWKKILGMKLTGGKLDDITVIVGQVVSS; the protein is encoded by the exons ATGGCAATTCCCATATTGAGGGCTGCAATCATTCCTCACTCTCAACCACTCCTTCATTCTTCTATATCTGGTGGTATTGATGAAACtgccaaaaagaagaaaagactGTTGCTTCcttgttgttcttcttcttctgagcTCAACCCTGCAATTCG GTCAGAGGTTTCATTTTCTGTTGGGTCTTGCCTCCTTCCTCATCCAGACAAG GTTGATAGAGGTGGGGAAGATGCTTTGCTTGTCAGCAACTATAATGGGGGAGTTCTTGCTATTGCTGATGGTGTTTCTGG TTGGGCAGAAGAGGATGTGGATCCTTCGTTGTTCCCACGTGAATTCCTGGCTAATGCTTCTAATTTTGTTGAAGATATGGAG GTGAACTATGATCCTCAAATTCTTATAAGGAAATCGCATGCTGCTACTTCCTCAACAGGCTCAGCCACTGT CATTGTTGCTATGCTGGAGAAGAATGGGATTTTGAAGATTGCCAATGTTGGGGATTGTGGATTAAGAGTTATCCGCAATG GCAGTGTAATTTTTTCCACTTCACCACAAGAACATTACTTTGACTGTCCATTCCAACTGAGCTCCGAGAGGGCCGGCCAAACATACCTTGATGCAGCG GCATTAGCTAACTTGGCAAGAATTCATGCCACGGATTCAAATTTTGATTCTCCCTATTCATTGGAGGCCAGGTCTAAG GGTTATGATGCGCCGCTATGGAAGAAGATTCTTGGAATGAAGCTTACAG GTGGGAAGCTTGATGATATTACCGTAATTGTTGGTCAGGTTGTAAGTTCCTGA
- the LOC130961166 gene encoding probable protein phosphatase 2C 26 isoform X2: protein MAIPILRAAIIPHSQPLLHSSISGGIDETAKKKKRLLLPCCSSSSELNPAIRSEVSFSVGSCLLPHPDKVDRGGEDALLVSNYNGGVLAIADGVSGWAEEDVDPSLFPREFLANASNFVEDMEVNYDPQILIRKSHAATSSTGSATVIVAMLEKNGILKIANVGDCGLRVIRNGSVIFSTSPQEHYFDCPFQLSSERAGQTYLDAAVSNVELIEGDIIVMGSDGLFDNVFDYEIVSTIATYRDVTEAAKALANLARIHATDSNFDSPYSLEARSKGYDAPLWKKILGMKLTVVYCKAHGGGKLDDITVIVGQVVSS, encoded by the exons ATGGCAATTCCCATATTGAGGGCTGCAATCATTCCTCACTCTCAACCACTCCTTCATTCTTCTATATCTGGTGGTATTGATGAAACtgccaaaaagaagaaaagactGTTGCTTCcttgttgttcttcttcttctgagcTCAACCCTGCAATTCG GTCAGAGGTTTCATTTTCTGTTGGGTCTTGCCTCCTTCCTCATCCAGACAAG GTTGATAGAGGTGGGGAAGATGCTTTGCTTGTCAGCAACTATAATGGGGGAGTTCTTGCTATTGCTGATGGTGTTTCTGG TTGGGCAGAAGAGGATGTGGATCCTTCGTTGTTCCCACGTGAATTCCTGGCTAATGCTTCTAATTTTGTTGAAGATATGGAG GTGAACTATGATCCTCAAATTCTTATAAGGAAATCGCATGCTGCTACTTCCTCAACAGGCTCAGCCACTGT CATTGTTGCTATGCTGGAGAAGAATGGGATTTTGAAGATTGCCAATGTTGGGGATTGTGGATTAAGAGTTATCCGCAATG GCAGTGTAATTTTTTCCACTTCACCACAAGAACATTACTTTGACTGTCCATTCCAACTGAGCTCCGAGAGGGCCGGCCAAACATACCTTGATGCAGCG GTAAGCAATGTGGAGTTGATAGAGGGAGATATAATTGTCATGGGGTCTGATGGTCTTTTTGATAATGTTTTTGACTATGAAATTGTTTCAACCATTGCTACGTACAGAGATGTTACTGAGGCTG CAAAGGCATTAGCTAACTTGGCAAGAATTCATGCCACGGATTCAAATTTTGATTCTCCCTATTCATTGGAGGCCAGGTCTAAG GGTTATGATGCGCCGCTATGGAAGAAGATTCTTGGAATGAAGCTTACAG TTGTGTATTGCAAGGCGCATGGAG GTGGGAAGCTTGATGATATTACCGTAATTGTTGGTCAGGTTGTAAGTTCCTGA
- the LOC130961166 gene encoding probable protein phosphatase 2C 26 isoform X5, with product MAIPILRAAIIPHSQPLLHSSISGGIDETAKKKKRLLLPCCSSSSELNPAIRSEVSFSVGSCLLPHPDKVDRGGEDALLVSNYNGGVLAIADGVSGWAEEDVDPSLFPREFLANASNFVEDMEVNYDPQILIRKSHAATSSTGSATVIVAMLEKNGILKIANVGDCGLRVIRNGSVIFSTSPQEHYFDCPFQLSSERAGQTYLDAAALANLARIHATDSNFDSPYSLEARSKGYDAPLWKKILGMKLTVVYCKAHGGGKLDDITVIVGQVVSS from the exons ATGGCAATTCCCATATTGAGGGCTGCAATCATTCCTCACTCTCAACCACTCCTTCATTCTTCTATATCTGGTGGTATTGATGAAACtgccaaaaagaagaaaagactGTTGCTTCcttgttgttcttcttcttctgagcTCAACCCTGCAATTCG GTCAGAGGTTTCATTTTCTGTTGGGTCTTGCCTCCTTCCTCATCCAGACAAG GTTGATAGAGGTGGGGAAGATGCTTTGCTTGTCAGCAACTATAATGGGGGAGTTCTTGCTATTGCTGATGGTGTTTCTGG TTGGGCAGAAGAGGATGTGGATCCTTCGTTGTTCCCACGTGAATTCCTGGCTAATGCTTCTAATTTTGTTGAAGATATGGAG GTGAACTATGATCCTCAAATTCTTATAAGGAAATCGCATGCTGCTACTTCCTCAACAGGCTCAGCCACTGT CATTGTTGCTATGCTGGAGAAGAATGGGATTTTGAAGATTGCCAATGTTGGGGATTGTGGATTAAGAGTTATCCGCAATG GCAGTGTAATTTTTTCCACTTCACCACAAGAACATTACTTTGACTGTCCATTCCAACTGAGCTCCGAGAGGGCCGGCCAAACATACCTTGATGCAGCG GCATTAGCTAACTTGGCAAGAATTCATGCCACGGATTCAAATTTTGATTCTCCCTATTCATTGGAGGCCAGGTCTAAG GGTTATGATGCGCCGCTATGGAAGAAGATTCTTGGAATGAAGCTTACAG TTGTGTATTGCAAGGCGCATGGAG GTGGGAAGCTTGATGATATTACCGTAATTGTTGGTCAGGTTGTAAGTTCCTGA
- the LOC130961166 gene encoding probable protein phosphatase 2C 26 isoform X4, whose product MAIPILRAAIIPHSQPLLHSSISGGIDETAKKKKRLLLPCCSSSSELNPAIRSEVSFSVGSCLLPHPDKVDRGGEDALLVSNYNGGVLAIADGVSGWAEEDVDPSLFPREFLANASNFVEDMEVNYDPQILIRKSHAATSSTGSATVIVAMLEKNGILKIANVGDCGLRVIRNGSVIFSTSPQEHYFDCPFQLSSERAGQTYLDAAVSNVELIEGDIIVMGSDGLFDNVFDYEIVSTIATYRDVTEAAKALANLARIHATDSNFDSPYSLEARSKGYDAPLWKKILGMKLTGGKLDDITVIVGQVVSS is encoded by the exons ATGGCAATTCCCATATTGAGGGCTGCAATCATTCCTCACTCTCAACCACTCCTTCATTCTTCTATATCTGGTGGTATTGATGAAACtgccaaaaagaagaaaagactGTTGCTTCcttgttgttcttcttcttctgagcTCAACCCTGCAATTCG GTCAGAGGTTTCATTTTCTGTTGGGTCTTGCCTCCTTCCTCATCCAGACAAG GTTGATAGAGGTGGGGAAGATGCTTTGCTTGTCAGCAACTATAATGGGGGAGTTCTTGCTATTGCTGATGGTGTTTCTGG TTGGGCAGAAGAGGATGTGGATCCTTCGTTGTTCCCACGTGAATTCCTGGCTAATGCTTCTAATTTTGTTGAAGATATGGAG GTGAACTATGATCCTCAAATTCTTATAAGGAAATCGCATGCTGCTACTTCCTCAACAGGCTCAGCCACTGT CATTGTTGCTATGCTGGAGAAGAATGGGATTTTGAAGATTGCCAATGTTGGGGATTGTGGATTAAGAGTTATCCGCAATG GCAGTGTAATTTTTTCCACTTCACCACAAGAACATTACTTTGACTGTCCATTCCAACTGAGCTCCGAGAGGGCCGGCCAAACATACCTTGATGCAGCG GTAAGCAATGTGGAGTTGATAGAGGGAGATATAATTGTCATGGGGTCTGATGGTCTTTTTGATAATGTTTTTGACTATGAAATTGTTTCAACCATTGCTACGTACAGAGATGTTACTGAGGCTG CAAAGGCATTAGCTAACTTGGCAAGAATTCATGCCACGGATTCAAATTTTGATTCTCCCTATTCATTGGAGGCCAGGTCTAAG GGTTATGATGCGCCGCTATGGAAGAAGATTCTTGGAATGAAGCTTACAG GTGGGAAGCTTGATGATATTACCGTAATTGTTGGTCAGGTTGTAAGTTCCTGA